A genomic stretch from Methanomassiliicoccales archaeon includes:
- a CDS encoding transposase, with protein MRILICSSPDKASVNIRDTLLSLFEWSEIDDFEGHPIFVRGDNILVTINQLHLYANRIDQKIAEAVDSEITEIIFLSRHKAASGIHTLTVHPIGNFGVAEYGGFDKALVPSAHHSMTEILRQLKRSAKDLPFEVSFEVTHHGPYLDKPTLFVEIGSDESMWEDKKAAIAIAKSIMQLQISVNPVLIGIGGGHYAPRFTEVALTKRVSFGHMIPNYAIENANEDEMMEIIKMAYERTPGAEFAYLHKKSMKRSIVTKLKHLLNRLNIEAIESKSLQDL; from the coding sequence ATGAGAATACTTATCTGCAGCTCGCCAGATAAAGCCAGTGTTAATATTAGGGACACCCTCTTGTCCTTATTTGAATGGTCAGAAATCGACGATTTCGAAGGACATCCAATTTTTGTTCGCGGCGACAACATACTTGTCACGATAAATCAGCTTCATCTTTATGCCAATCGTATCGATCAAAAAATTGCTGAAGCAGTTGATTCTGAAATTACCGAAATTATTTTCTTGTCAAGGCATAAAGCAGCCTCGGGAATACACACGTTAACAGTCCATCCGATCGGGAATTTCGGTGTTGCTGAGTACGGCGGATTTGATAAGGCGCTTGTCCCTTCTGCACATCACTCGATGACTGAGATCCTGAGACAGCTGAAGAGATCAGCGAAAGATCTTCCGTTTGAGGTCTCCTTTGAAGTAACCCACCACGGCCCTTACCTCGATAAGCCAACATTGTTCGTTGAGATCGGAAGCGATGAATCGATGTGGGAAGACAAGAAAGCGGCAATCGCAATCGCGAAAAGTATCATGCAGTTGCAGATTTCTGTCAATCCAGTCTTGATAGGTATTGGTGGAGGGCATTACGCACCTCGGTTCACGGAAGTTGCCCTGACGAAGAGGGTTTCTTTCGGGCATATGATACCAAACTACGCAATAGAAAATGCAAACGAAGATGAAATGATGGAAATCATTAAAATGGCGTACGAGAGAACTCCTGGTGCTGAGTTTGCATATCTCCACAAGAAATCGATGAAACGCTCAATTGTCACAAAACTGAAACATCTTCTTAACAGGCTTAATATCGAAGCAATTGAAAGCAAATCGCTTCAGGACCTCTAG
- a CDS encoding zinc ribbon domain-containing protein gives MKKSRRTIRSPSSKGGLHPALMLGVFFNSIGIILILITFLLPWVEISRPHMVSNSLTVGDLVGRSENYLIMYLLIAISIAVIILTIAEIVSKLSTRPHTAIWSAASFLSSMICIIIIAISILWITDDFSIGIIPGVKYGAAAFVAVFGSVLVFAGSLVLLLGHVGHRHATSTWYSPRPEFSTKRHTASFDAKRTPMEDSVRGKTCVNCGSPLDESWIVCPICGRRQK, from the coding sequence ATGAAAAAATCTCGGAGGACGATTCGATCACCGAGTTCGAAGGGTGGGTTGCACCCTGCGCTCATGCTCGGTGTTTTTTTCAATTCAATCGGAATCATATTGATTCTCATCACATTTCTTTTACCCTGGGTTGAAATCTCCCGTCCTCATATGGTCTCGAACTCACTCACAGTTGGCGACCTTGTTGGTCGCAGTGAGAATTATTTGATCATGTATCTTCTCATTGCCATTTCTATCGCAGTGATCATTCTCACGATCGCTGAGATCGTTTCGAAACTTAGCACTCGCCCCCATACTGCCATCTGGTCAGCAGCATCATTTCTCTCATCGATGATTTGCATAATCATTATCGCGATCTCCATCTTGTGGATAACCGATGACTTTTCGATAGGGATTATACCAGGAGTGAAATATGGGGCTGCTGCCTTTGTAGCCGTTTTTGGCAGTGTCCTCGTTTTTGCAGGATCACTCGTGCTTCTTCTTGGTCACGTCGGTCACCGACACGCCACTTCCACATGGTATTCACCCCGACCAGAATTTTCAACGAAACGTCATACCGCATCTTTTGATGCAAAGCGGACGCCGATGGAAGATTCAGTTCGCGGAAAGACCTGCGTGAATTGTGGATCGCCACTTGATGAAAGCTGGATTGTTTGCCCTATCTGTGGTAGAAGACAGAAATAG
- the pyrH gene encoding UMP kinase has product MERVVISMGGSVLVPGDNDAVFIMKFLNLIKELSKDYRICIVCGGGKIARYYISIGKEMGLSKDELDELGIMVTRLNARLLHFSLRDIAAPRIPETTEDAARLMSSYNVVIMGGTVPGHTTDAVSALVAKEASASRIINATSVDAAYSADPKKVSNAKRFAKLSFRELLGLVDKGGHEAGSSDVFDKLGAQIAMKARIPIYIVNGRNLEELENAVRGRSINGTVIFD; this is encoded by the coding sequence ATGGAACGTGTAGTAATCTCTATGGGTGGTTCAGTCCTCGTTCCCGGGGACAACGACGCGGTGTTCATCATGAAGTTCCTGAATCTGATCAAGGAATTGTCCAAAGATTATCGTATATGCATCGTCTGCGGCGGGGGAAAGATCGCCCGTTATTATATCTCGATCGGAAAAGAAATGGGATTGAGCAAGGATGAGCTCGATGAATTGGGTATTATGGTGACAAGACTCAACGCGAGACTCCTCCATTTCTCGCTGCGCGACATTGCCGCTCCTCGGATTCCTGAAACTACAGAGGATGCGGCGAGGTTGATGTCGAGCTATAATGTTGTGATCATGGGCGGCACGGTACCAGGTCATACAACGGATGCAGTCTCAGCACTTGTCGCGAAGGAGGCTTCTGCAAGCAGGATCATTAACGCCACATCTGTTGACGCTGCGTACTCCGCGGATCCGAAAAAAGTTTCGAATGCTAAAAGGTTTGCAAAGCTGAGTTTCAGGGAATTACTTGGTCTCGTGGACAAGGGCGGACATGAGGCAGGATCTTCTGACGTTTTCGATAAGCTTGGCGCTCAGATCGCAATGAAAGCGAGAATCCCGATTTATATCGTCAACGGGAGGAATCTCGAGGAACTTGAAAACGCGGTTCGTGGGAGAAGTATAAATGGGACCGTCATTTTTGATTGA
- the prf1 gene encoding peptide chain release factor 1, with translation MESTAVAGEKLTDKQKYDFKRAIEEIRQLHGRGTELISLYIPPDKQIYDVAAYLRNEYSQSSNIKSQSTRKNVQGAIQSILSRLKAYKKPPPNGLVIFVGEVAVGGDQTRMTQFVLEPPEPITTFLYRCDSEFYLDPLLDMLTEKKAYGMIVIDRSEATIGVLRGKRVQVIKNIQSLVPSKHRMGGQSALRFERLIEIAAHEFFTKVAETANEVFLNMKDLQGILIGGPGPTKDYFYESGYLHHELQKKVIDTFDTGYTDEYGLRELMEKAKERLEDLDLMREKRLMQRLLEEIRKSDGGLAAYGEEEVRRNLLIGAVDTLLVSEGLRKRRIGLECSNCGYKQVSTIEKTPENLQCPLCGSQTSITTDVDLIDEFYELAEKVGTKVELISNDSEEGEMLLKAFGGVAAILRFRTGG, from the coding sequence ATGGAATCGACGGCTGTTGCCGGTGAAAAACTCACGGACAAACAAAAGTATGATTTTAAAAGGGCAATAGAAGAGATTAGGCAACTCCATGGCCGCGGCACCGAGCTCATCTCTCTTTATATCCCTCCAGATAAACAGATTTACGATGTCGCGGCGTACCTGAGAAATGAATATTCTCAATCGTCGAACATTAAGTCGCAGAGCACGAGGAAGAATGTCCAGGGCGCGATACAATCAATCTTATCCCGCCTTAAAGCGTACAAAAAGCCACCACCGAACGGTTTGGTGATTTTTGTCGGGGAAGTTGCGGTCGGGGGAGATCAGACACGAATGACTCAGTTCGTTCTCGAACCACCCGAGCCGATCACCACGTTCCTCTACAGGTGCGACTCGGAGTTCTACCTAGACCCACTTCTTGACATGTTGACGGAAAAGAAAGCTTACGGCATGATTGTCATTGATCGCAGTGAAGCAACGATCGGAGTTCTTAGAGGTAAGAGAGTCCAGGTGATTAAGAATATCCAGTCACTCGTTCCCAGCAAGCACAGAATGGGAGGGCAGTCAGCACTAAGATTCGAACGACTCATCGAGATCGCAGCCCATGAGTTTTTTACAAAGGTTGCCGAGACAGCCAACGAAGTGTTCCTGAACATGAAAGATCTCCAAGGTATCCTCATCGGTGGACCTGGTCCCACAAAGGACTATTTTTATGAGTCAGGTTACCTCCATCACGAACTTCAGAAGAAGGTCATCGATACCTTTGATACTGGCTACACCGACGAATACGGGTTGAGAGAGCTGATGGAGAAGGCAAAGGAGAGACTTGAAGATCTCGATCTCATGAGAGAGAAGCGACTCATGCAACGATTACTAGAAGAGATCAGAAAGAGCGACGGGGGACTTGCAGCTTATGGAGAGGAAGAGGTGAGGAGAAACCTCTTAATCGGCGCCGTCGACACGTTGCTCGTATCCGAAGGTTTAAGAAAGCGAAGAATCGGCCTGGAATGCAGCAATTGCGGTTATAAGCAAGTGAGCACAATAGAAAAAACACCAGAAAATCTCCAGTGCCCTCTCTGCGGATCACAAACATCGATTACGACTGATGTCGATCTCATCGATGAATTCTATGAGCTTGCAGAAAAGGTTGGAACAAAAGTCGAACTCATTTCGAATGACTCGGAAGAGGGCGAGATGCTTTTAAAGGCCTTTGGAGGAGTCGCCGCAATACTTCGCTTCAGAACGGGGGGATAG
- a CDS encoding arginine--tRNA ligase, whose protein sequence is MDPIEPFRKEVESSITRALEELRLVSSWNLEIPPAEIADFALPCFQFAKEMKKSPAMIASELLARLPTMNLVSRTWTDGGYINFKIDDEKLTSITLETILKEKENYGRADRKGVEVLLEHTSVNPTGPIHVGRARNPLIGDTLARCMRMAGYDVVTEYYVNDVGKQVILLTWGVENIPPESVPKSERDKADHRLVGFYQKANEMMENDPKITDEIAEMLRRFESGDEAIINKVRSTAQAILDGINQSLIDINVRIDRFVWESQFILDGSAKEVVERLKKTKYCHEEAGAYYLDLEEFGIKGRDTKFFFTRSDGTTLYTTRDLAYHLDKFKRADHVINVLGEDQKLGMTHLEAALKILGIEQAPENVFYSFVSLPEGRMSTRRGRVVTLDDLIEEAEERALEEVKQRRTDLPEEKMKAIARLIGRGAIRYNIIRIQAEKPIVFKWKEALNFEGNSAPFVQYAHARACSILRKAGKYERIVDPSLLQDDYEKRLIRILARFPGVIKEAGEKRRIHIIPAYGHELASAFNQFYTYVPVLKGGDKMNARLTLVESSMWTLKNCLEVMGLGAPEEM, encoded by the coding sequence TTGGATCCGATTGAACCTTTCAGAAAGGAGGTAGAATCCTCAATCACAAGAGCTCTCGAAGAGCTCCGTCTTGTCAGCTCTTGGAATTTGGAAATTCCACCAGCTGAAATCGCCGATTTCGCGTTGCCATGTTTTCAATTTGCGAAGGAAATGAAAAAATCCCCAGCTATGATCGCTTCGGAATTGCTTGCGAGATTACCTACAATGAATCTCGTGTCGAGGACATGGACAGACGGCGGGTATATCAATTTCAAGATCGATGATGAAAAGCTCACATCTATCACGCTCGAGACGATCTTGAAAGAGAAGGAGAATTATGGGAGAGCAGATCGAAAAGGGGTTGAGGTTCTCCTCGAGCACACATCGGTTAACCCGACGGGGCCGATACACGTTGGGAGGGCAAGAAATCCGCTCATAGGCGATACGCTGGCGCGATGCATGAGAATGGCGGGCTACGATGTCGTGACGGAGTATTATGTGAACGATGTCGGGAAACAAGTCATCCTTCTCACATGGGGCGTTGAAAATATACCCCCTGAAAGTGTACCAAAAAGCGAGAGGGATAAGGCGGATCACAGACTCGTCGGCTTCTATCAAAAAGCGAATGAAATGATGGAGAATGATCCCAAAATCACAGATGAGATTGCAGAGATGCTCAGACGCTTCGAATCTGGCGATGAGGCGATCATTAATAAGGTTCGTAGTACAGCTCAGGCGATCCTCGACGGAATCAATCAAAGCTTGATCGACATCAACGTTAGAATTGATCGATTTGTCTGGGAATCACAATTCATCCTCGATGGAAGTGCGAAGGAAGTCGTCGAGCGCCTAAAGAAAACTAAGTATTGTCACGAGGAGGCTGGCGCTTATTACCTTGATCTCGAAGAATTCGGAATCAAGGGTCGCGACACTAAGTTTTTCTTTACCCGAAGCGACGGGACAACGCTTTACACGACGAGGGATCTCGCATACCATCTTGATAAATTCAAGCGGGCGGATCATGTGATCAACGTACTTGGAGAAGATCAGAAGCTTGGTATGACCCATCTCGAAGCCGCTCTCAAGATATTGGGTATTGAACAAGCGCCTGAAAACGTTTTCTATTCCTTTGTCTCTTTACCAGAAGGACGAATGTCGACGAGGAGAGGGAGAGTTGTCACGCTCGACGATCTGATCGAAGAGGCTGAGGAAAGAGCACTAGAAGAAGTGAAACAACGGAGGACCGATCTGCCCGAGGAGAAAATGAAAGCGATCGCGCGATTAATCGGAAGAGGGGCGATCAGGTACAACATTATACGCATCCAGGCGGAGAAGCCTATCGTCTTCAAATGGAAGGAGGCGCTCAATTTCGAGGGCAACAGTGCTCCTTTCGTTCAGTATGCACATGCGAGGGCGTGTAGTATCCTCAGGAAAGCTGGAAAATATGAAAGAATTGTCGATCCTTCCTTGCTCCAGGACGATTATGAAAAAAGACTTATTCGAATCCTCGCAAGATTTCCAGGTGTCATTAAGGAAGCTGGAGAAAAAAGAAGGATTCACATTATCCCCGCTTACGGTCATGAACTAGCTTCAGCCTTCAATCAATTCTATACATATGTTCCGGTCCTTAAAGGGGGGGATAAAATGAATGCGAGGCTGACGCTCGTTGAATCCTCGATGTGGACCCTGAAGAATTGTCTCGAAGTCATGGGACTCGGAGCACCGGAGGAGATGTGA
- a CDS encoding GNAT family N-acetyltransferase yields the protein MMLEIEPMKEEDRGPVRALELFCIRETLEPSLTKKWSDLSQDLIDQLGASSKYSFEHYVRAGLSYVAKENSILVGFIFAQILPHILSVPKIVWVENLGVHPEYRRKGIAYRLLRTVAIEGKKRGAKAVHSTIMPDNIKSIMLHKKVGFFVDSRKIALLDLDRFE from the coding sequence GTGATGTTAGAAATCGAGCCGATGAAAGAGGAAGATCGCGGGCCTGTCAGAGCGCTCGAACTTTTTTGCATAAGGGAGACACTTGAACCCTCGCTCACGAAGAAGTGGAGCGACCTGTCGCAGGATTTGATCGACCAGCTCGGTGCGTCATCGAAGTATTCGTTTGAACATTATGTTCGAGCTGGCCTCAGTTATGTTGCAAAAGAGAATTCAATCCTCGTCGGGTTTATTTTCGCACAGATATTACCGCACATCCTGAGCGTGCCGAAAATCGTATGGGTTGAGAATCTCGGCGTACATCCAGAGTACAGAAGAAAGGGCATAGCTTACAGATTGTTGAGAACTGTTGCGATCGAAGGCAAAAAACGCGGTGCAAAGGCGGTGCACAGCACGATCATGCCTGATAATATCAAGTCAATCATGCTACATAAGAAAGTGGGATTCTTTGTTGACAGCAGAAAGATCGCGTTGCTTGACCTCGATCGGTTCGAGTGA
- a CDS encoding lipoate--protein ligase family protein has product MIWRLLDTDLASPPYTSAADEAIMIARHKNLVPNTLHLYRRDRPTISLGYFEKIEENVNLELAKRIGAHIVRRVSGGSAIYTDQDQIIYSVVVDNEVVPENPNDTYRIICGAIIRALGLLGVAADFKPINDVVVNGKKISGSAQVRKWNIVLQHGTLIIDADFDLMFRILKTKKKKIRTPEEMTSLAIELGRKPSVDEVKKALIRAFAEEFQVEIVKGVLTHFEEKTIRQLTEEKYGKDEYALLR; this is encoded by the coding sequence ATGATTTGGCGCCTGCTGGATACCGATCTCGCCAGTCCCCCTTACACATCAGCTGCCGATGAGGCGATCATGATCGCGAGACACAAAAATCTCGTTCCGAATACACTTCATCTTTATCGCAGAGATCGCCCGACGATTTCACTCGGTTATTTCGAGAAGATTGAGGAAAACGTTAATCTCGAACTCGCGAAGCGAATCGGGGCACATATCGTCAGAAGAGTCAGCGGAGGGAGCGCGATTTACACAGATCAGGATCAGATTATCTATTCTGTGGTTGTTGATAACGAGGTTGTGCCAGAAAACCCAAATGACACCTACAGAATTATTTGTGGCGCGATAATTAGGGCTCTCGGTCTTCTTGGTGTTGCTGCGGATTTTAAGCCGATCAATGATGTCGTTGTCAACGGGAAGAAGATCTCGGGAAGCGCTCAAGTTAGAAAGTGGAATATTGTCCTCCAGCATGGAACATTGATCATCGATGCAGATTTTGATCTCATGTTCCGAATTTTGAAAACAAAAAAGAAGAAAATCAGAACACCAGAGGAAATGACATCACTGGCGATCGAGCTCGGCAGAAAACCTTCTGTGGATGAGGTGAAGAAAGCGCTCATTCGCGCGTTTGCCGAAGAATTCCAAGTTGAAATCGTCAAAGGCGTCTTGACACATTTTGAAGAAAAGACGATCAGGCAACTCACTGAAGAAAAATACGGAAAGGATGAATACGCGCTCCTCAGGTGA
- a CDS encoding PKD domain-containing protein: protein MVHKNNGAKVITGLLALLILLSSLAFLPGPNAVATSTSNQISFNVVDGDGKPVVGVQATLREVHTLKKYTNVSDSSGLVTFNPLPGYYELTIVKSGYFDYVYPQIIRFDGMSPLALNLVALEELPSKDYTLTVSVFKNGTAIAVNGVRLKVLDIENNMQEIYNSTSADGSFVVPVYPSTYKLIVSCSGYATNVTLVEITGNETMTIYMDTSTIFRGYAYLNGMPVTQGLTACLISTSTSLDIEKRIVRPKTLGTNYFEFDAYTGEFYLIVDAANAKANMTKVVLSATKTMMVNLTSQSVQTTSLSLEFYENDWNHFNLTTNLTMDFDATIPSLPYSYLKSLRMQIDFALGDGDGEINTTELQAFLQKITSFGPQNVTSEWLMKVNGTKFVSQIEGFSSLEYFGLLGPTNSTQQYSALLKTRYDSVSAISLGTQSYTGQLYASYDTQTLDYVYHISLPDGYELTANTTSSSYVKVYGYLDLTIQPQLYASTSLASVTMTFQKSVAPKAVASLVTGTNVYDVRDANSTLLYYIVAFDTEVSFSAAGSYDPNGNPLKYVWDFGDGNVAEVTTVTTKHNYTLAIYELTVSLTVVDVAGLKDSASFSVRIDSVNPTPVIQVLNKQIQNNKIYANQSEALVFNGASSYDYTNSSSDAQKGLIYSWKWDFGDGNQTTIMRGENQNVSHAYPRAGNYVVKLNVTDVVGHYSVAQIMVVVKDTTGPIVSFVIKDEKFASVTTAMENTTLYFDASATTDNVDSLQNLTFRWDFSDGTNATGVNVTHSFAAIKTFTIKLTVTDKSGNSANLTKQIVITSSPRPDLRVTSLVFDPAIFTEGEIGTMKLNVTNVGNANATNIVATFYKMTLTGQKQPLGTSSILNGTVGGQLLPGHYGIITFQWRADTKGNYTIYVEVTASGEISKNDNSYTTSLTVKEAGWKAAAIYGGIFAVIIVVIILVYMRKRLPKVGGKTKGETKPEKGGKEKK from the coding sequence ATGGTGCATAAGAACAATGGAGCAAAGGTCATAACTGGATTGCTGGCTCTGTTAATTCTGCTTTCGTCTCTGGCTTTCTTGCCAGGACCTAATGCAGTTGCAACCAGCACATCGAATCAGATATCGTTCAACGTAGTTGACGGAGATGGAAAACCTGTCGTTGGAGTTCAAGCGACCCTGAGGGAGGTTCACACGCTTAAGAAATATACCAATGTGAGCGACTCAAGCGGTCTTGTCACTTTTAATCCTTTGCCAGGATATTATGAACTCACAATAGTCAAATCAGGGTATTTCGATTATGTATATCCCCAGATCATTAGATTTGATGGCATGTCTCCGCTTGCTCTGAATTTAGTCGCCCTTGAAGAATTGCCGTCAAAGGACTATACCCTGACAGTCAGCGTTTTCAAAAACGGAACAGCAATCGCCGTCAATGGCGTCAGACTCAAAGTGCTTGATATCGAGAATAATATGCAGGAGATATACAACTCGACATCAGCAGATGGTTCGTTCGTCGTGCCAGTATATCCTTCGACCTACAAGCTCATCGTCTCCTGCTCCGGATATGCGACGAATGTGACGCTCGTTGAGATCACGGGAAATGAGACGATGACGATTTACATGGATACTTCTACTATCTTTAGAGGATACGCGTACCTCAACGGTATGCCCGTTACACAAGGTCTGACCGCCTGCCTTATCTCAACATCGACATCGCTGGACATTGAAAAAAGAATTGTAAGGCCCAAGACCCTCGGAACGAACTATTTTGAGTTCGATGCCTACACCGGAGAATTTTATCTGATTGTCGATGCGGCGAACGCGAAGGCGAATATGACGAAGGTCGTCTTGTCGGCGACAAAAACGATGATGGTCAACCTCACATCACAGTCTGTCCAGACGACAAGCCTTTCGTTGGAATTTTACGAGAATGATTGGAATCACTTCAACTTGACTACTAATTTAACAATGGACTTCGATGCAACGATTCCAAGTCTGCCGTATAGTTATCTGAAGAGCCTCCGCATGCAGATTGATTTTGCGCTAGGAGATGGTGATGGCGAAATAAACACCACAGAGCTTCAAGCATTCTTGCAGAAGATCACTTCATTCGGTCCACAGAATGTAACAAGCGAGTGGCTGATGAAAGTCAATGGGACGAAGTTCGTCTCTCAAATCGAGGGATTCTCTTCACTCGAGTATTTCGGCCTCCTCGGACCTACAAATTCGACGCAGCAGTACTCGGCTTTGCTGAAAACGCGCTATGATTCCGTATCGGCGATTTCTTTGGGGACTCAATCATATACTGGTCAACTTTATGCAAGTTACGACACTCAAACACTCGATTATGTGTATCATATCTCCCTTCCAGACGGTTATGAGTTGACGGCGAACACAACGAGCAGCTCCTATGTCAAGGTCTATGGTTACCTCGATTTGACCATCCAGCCACAGCTCTACGCGTCAACATCGCTTGCCTCTGTGACGATGACATTCCAGAAATCCGTTGCGCCAAAAGCCGTTGCAAGCCTTGTCACTGGCACCAATGTTTACGATGTCAGAGACGCAAACTCAACGCTTCTCTACTATATTGTCGCATTCGATACTGAGGTGTCGTTCAGTGCAGCTGGTTCGTACGATCCGAATGGGAACCCACTGAAATACGTATGGGACTTCGGTGACGGGAACGTAGCGGAAGTGACGACCGTTACAACGAAGCACAATTACACTCTGGCAATTTACGAATTGACGGTTTCACTTACAGTTGTTGATGTTGCTGGCTTGAAAGATTCCGCGTCATTCTCCGTTAGAATCGACTCTGTTAATCCTACCCCAGTGATCCAGGTACTCAACAAGCAGATACAGAACAACAAGATCTACGCTAACCAGTCGGAAGCACTGGTCTTCAACGGTGCTTCATCTTACGACTATACGAACTCATCATCCGATGCGCAGAAGGGTTTAATCTATTCTTGGAAATGGGACTTCGGCGATGGCAATCAAACCACGATCATGAGGGGCGAGAATCAGAATGTTTCTCATGCATATCCTAGGGCAGGAAACTATGTTGTAAAGCTAAACGTGACGGATGTTGTCGGTCACTACTCTGTCGCGCAGATAATGGTCGTCGTGAAGGACACAACGGGCCCGATCGTCTCTTTTGTCATCAAGGACGAAAAGTTCGCGTCGGTCACGACGGCGATGGAAAACACGACTCTTTATTTCGATGCGAGTGCCACAACCGACAATGTCGACAGCCTACAGAATCTCACCTTCAGATGGGATTTCAGTGATGGGACCAATGCGACAGGCGTCAATGTAACGCATAGCTTCGCGGCGATAAAGACTTTCACAATCAAGTTGACAGTGACTGACAAATCAGGAAACTCAGCAAATCTCACGAAGCAAATTGTGATCACATCGTCTCCGAGGCCCGATCTCAGAGTCACTTCCTTGGTCTTCGACCCAGCGATCTTCACAGAGGGCGAAATTGGTACGATGAAGCTCAATGTGACTAATGTGGGAAATGCAAATGCGACGAACATTGTGGCGACATTCTACAAGATGACGCTCACGGGCCAAAAGCAGCCTCTCGGAACATCGAGCATCCTGAACGGCACTGTAGGTGGACAGCTTCTGCCTGGTCATTACGGGATCATCACATTCCAGTGGAGGGCTGATACCAAAGGGAATTACACGATCTATGTTGAAGTGACCGCGAGTGGAGAAATCAGTAAGAACGATAACAGCTACACAACTTCTCTGACGGTGAAGGAAGCGGGCTGGAAGGCTGCAGCGATTTACGGTGGGATTTTTGCCGTCATCATCGTCGTGATCATTCTCGTCTACATGAGGAAGCGCTTGCCGAAGGTCGGCGGCAAGACAAAAGGAGAAACGAAGCCAGAAAAGGGCGGTAAAGAGAAGAAGTGA
- a CDS encoding formate--phosphoribosylaminoimidazolecarboxamide ligase family protein, producing MINREAIFAMIDAYNVEKIKIGTLGSHSALDVCDGAVEEGFETVVVCQEGREQTYSKYFRALRNPDGTIRRGIVDKVILLKKFKDIIDSKVQKLLVNENVLFVPNRSFTSYCGVDAIENEFMIPIVGSRNLLRTEERGGERDYYWLLEKAGLPFPRRIDDPNDINSLTIVKLHHAKKKLERGFFTASSPSEYKKKAEQLIEQGVIDANDLSRARMEEYIIGPVFNLDFFYSPIETAGEKIELLGIDWRFESSLDGYVRLPAAQQLSLDKEQILPEYTVCGHNSATLRESLLEDAFKLAEKYVKATQEYFPPGIIGPFCLQTCVDKDLKFFIYDVAPRIGGGTNIHMSVGHPYGNTLWRKNMSTGRRLAMEVRRAIEEGKLKELIT from the coding sequence ATGATCAACAGGGAAGCGATATTCGCCATGATTGATGCCTACAATGTTGAGAAAATCAAGATTGGAACGCTGGGATCTCATTCAGCCCTTGATGTTTGTGACGGTGCGGTGGAGGAGGGATTTGAAACAGTTGTTGTTTGCCAGGAGGGAAGAGAACAGACATATTCAAAATATTTCAGAGCACTTCGAAACCCCGACGGTACAATTCGCCGTGGAATCGTCGATAAAGTCATTTTGCTCAAGAAATTCAAAGACATCATCGATTCGAAAGTTCAAAAATTGCTGGTAAATGAGAACGTTCTTTTTGTACCGAATCGCTCGTTTACATCATATTGTGGGGTCGATGCGATCGAGAATGAATTCATGATCCCTATTGTTGGCAGCAGAAATCTTTTGCGAACGGAGGAAAGGGGAGGCGAGAGGGATTATTACTGGCTTCTTGAAAAAGCTGGTTTGCCGTTTCCGAGAAGGATTGACGATCCAAATGACATCAATTCGCTTACGATTGTTAAATTGCATCATGCAAAGAAAAAACTAGAGAGGGGTTTTTTCACCGCATCCTCTCCAAGTGAGTATAAGAAGAAGGCAGAACAGCTGATTGAGCAAGGGGTGATCGATGCGAACGATCTTTCGCGAGCGAGGATGGAAGAATACATCATCGGTCCAGTCTTCAATCTTGATTTCTTTTACTCTCCCATCGAAACGGCAGGTGAAAAAATCGAACTTCTTGGTATTGACTGGCGCTTTGAAAGCTCGCTCGACGGCTATGTGAGGTTACCAGCTGCACAGCAACTTTCGCTGGACAAGGAACAGATCCTCCCAGAGTACACCGTTTGTGGACACAACTCTGCGACCCTGAGAGAATCTTTGCTCGAAGATGCCTTCAAACTCGCTGAAAAATATGTCAAAGCAACGCAGGAGTATTTTCCGCCTGGAATAATAGGGCCTTTTTGTTTGCAGACTTGTGTTGATAAGGATCTTAAATTCTTCATTTATGATGTTGCACCGCGAATTGGAGGAGGCACGAATATACACATGTCCGTCGGTCATCCTTACGGAAACACGTTATGGAGAAAGAACATGAGCACAGGGCGAAGACTTGCCATGGAGGTCAGAAGAGCAATCGAGGAGGGCAAGCTCAAAGAACTTATTACGTGA